One segment of Oscillospiraceae bacterium MB08-C2-2 DNA contains the following:
- a CDS encoding M23 family metallopeptidase, translating into MSSGYRDGRMRSRENRRVKEPAEDTLVAMLTVQLIICLLVVLAASILKRVDGTRYAQIKGQFSVMLSDTGQNQQALEYFRNWPENLQNIREGFDEWLTRKDQPEEEASVSSAAAGPPYNYLNPGGAGGQGGWYPVEVQWDDGGGLSPPAGCTVAPVALTALMKPPVTGVITSPYSYRYHPISGTTDFHNGVDIAAPEGTDILAALPGTVGEVGQSPVYGNYVVINHSETLSTSYSHCSEVLVKEGMVLRQGERVATVGNTGVSTGPHLHFSVLVREVFTDPVWSLEKNIRPVPEQD; encoded by the coding sequence ATGTCATCCGGCTATCGAGATGGAAGAATGCGTTCCCGGGAGAATCGCCGGGTGAAGGAGCCTGCCGAGGATACCTTGGTGGCAATGCTGACCGTTCAGCTGATTATCTGCCTGTTGGTGGTGTTGGCCGCCAGCATCCTGAAGCGGGTGGACGGAACCCGCTATGCACAAATCAAGGGGCAGTTTTCCGTTATGCTTTCGGATACCGGGCAAAATCAGCAGGCGTTGGAATATTTCCGCAATTGGCCTGAGAACCTGCAAAATATAAGGGAGGGCTTTGATGAATGGCTCACCCGAAAGGATCAGCCAGAGGAAGAAGCCTCTGTATCTTCCGCCGCTGCGGGCCCCCCGTATAATTATCTGAACCCTGGGGGTGCAGGCGGGCAGGGCGGGTGGTACCCGGTGGAGGTTCAGTGGGATGACGGCGGCGGGCTTTCGCCTCCGGCAGGCTGCACCGTGGCTCCCGTGGCGCTGACAGCGCTTATGAAGCCGCCGGTAACCGGGGTGATTACGTCGCCTTACAGCTATCGGTATCATCCCATCAGCGGAACCACGGATTTTCACAATGGAGTGGATATTGCGGCGCCGGAAGGCACCGATATATTGGCCGCTCTCCCCGGTACAGTGGGTGAGGTCGGCCAATCTCCTGTTTATGGCAATTATGTGGTGATTAACCACAGCGAAACCCTTTCCACCTCCTATTCCCACTGCTCGGAAGTTTTGGTCAAGGAGGGGATGGTGCTGCGCCAAGGGGAGCGGGTTGCCACAGTGGGCAACACCGGGGTTTCCACCGGGCCTCACCTGCATTTTTCCGTGCTGGTGCGGGAGGTCTTCACCGACCCGGTCTGGTCGTTGGAGAAAAATATACGCCCAGTGCCGGAGCAAGACTGA
- a CDS encoding DUF3842 family protein has protein sequence MRVIVIDGQGGGLGRSLVEKLVPIVGNGHRLTVYGTNSMATVAMLKAGANEGATGENAIVVGAAQADIIVGAVGILLADSMLGELTPSMARAIADSRGTKVLVPLNRCGVVVAGVSPEKTVAQLVTDAAETVACMLK, from the coding sequence GTGCGTGTTATTGTAATTGATGGACAGGGCGGCGGTCTTGGACGAAGCCTGGTGGAAAAGCTGGTTCCCATTGTGGGAAACGGCCATCGGCTGACTGTATACGGAACCAATTCCATGGCCACTGTGGCGATGCTCAAGGCGGGTGCCAACGAGGGTGCCACCGGCGAAAATGCCATTGTGGTGGGTGCCGCTCAGGCGGATATTATTGTGGGGGCTGTGGGCATTCTGCTGGCGGATTCCATGCTGGGAGAGCTGACCCCTTCCATGGCCCGCGCCATTGCGGATAGCCGGGGAACCAAGGTTTTGGTGCCTCTGAACCGGTGCGGCGTTGTGGTTGCAGGTGTCAGCCCCGAAAAAACCGTAGCCCAGCTGGTAACGGATGCCGCGGAGACCGTTGCCTGTATGCTGAAATAA
- a CDS encoding DUF3810 domain-containing protein, with protein MAFLRKHWWLLCLTPAGLLLTYLASLGSGWVERFYAQGVYVAFARIVGGAFSLVPFSVAECIVVGGSCVLVGWLISTVRRAITQKEGRWEVLLTFLFKVLSIASVIYFIFVLFCGINYSRPSFREQSGLPVRPSSSQELAALCAELVEQANLYRPQCASYPDGTAALAQGTWETASLMPGAYEGVAQSYPILGGWAPRVKPVRWSQGMSYLNITGVFTPFTFEANVNTHVPSYTLPATMAHELAHYKGFMREEEANFIGYLACVQSGRPDFAYSGVMLALSHSGNQLYSSDKDAYWQVMEPLSPLVRQDMEASAAYWRQYEGPVAEVSTKVNDVYLRSNRQSSGVKSYGQMVDLLLADYRQRHDLA; from the coding sequence ATGGCTTTTCTGCGTAAACATTGGTGGCTCCTTTGCCTGACGCCGGCAGGGCTGCTTCTTACATATCTGGCGAGCCTTGGCAGCGGGTGGGTGGAGCGCTTTTATGCCCAAGGGGTGTATGTGGCCTTCGCCCGCATTGTAGGCGGGGCATTTTCGTTGGTGCCCTTTTCAGTGGCGGAATGTATTGTGGTGGGCGGCTCCTGTGTGCTGGTGGGCTGGCTGATTTCCACCGTACGCCGGGCCATTACCCAGAAGGAAGGGCGCTGGGAGGTTCTGTTGACCTTCCTTTTCAAGGTGCTCTCCATTGCCAGTGTAATCTATTTTATCTTTGTCCTGTTCTGCGGCATCAACTACAGCCGCCCTTCCTTCCGGGAGCAGAGCGGGCTGCCGGTTCGGCCTTCCTCCTCCCAGGAGCTGGCGGCTCTTTGCGCCGAACTGGTGGAGCAGGCAAACCTTTATCGCCCCCAGTGTGCCTCTTATCCCGATGGCACCGCCGCTTTGGCGCAGGGCACATGGGAAACAGCATCCCTAATGCCCGGGGCCTATGAGGGTGTTGCCCAAAGCTACCCGATTCTGGGAGGCTGGGCCCCCCGGGTCAAGCCGGTTCGTTGGTCACAGGGCATGTCTTATCTGAACATCACAGGCGTGTTCACCCCGTTCACCTTTGAAGCCAATGTCAACACCCATGTTCCCTCCTATACCCTGCCGGCAACCATGGCCCATGAGCTGGCTCATTACAAGGGCTTTATGCGGGAAGAAGAAGCCAACTTCATCGGGTATCTGGCCTGTGTTCAATCTGGGCGGCCTGATTTTGCCTACAGCGGGGTCATGCTGGCCCTTTCCCACAGCGGCAATCAGCTGTATTCTTCGGATAAGGATGCCTACTGGCAGGTAATGGAGCCTCTCTCTCCTCTAGTTCGGCAGGATATGGAGGCCAGCGCCGCTTACTGGCGGCAGTATGAAGGCCCGGTAGCAGAGGTTTCCACCAAGGTGAACGATGTGTATCTGCGCTCCAACCGGCAAAGCTCAGGGGTAAAGAGCTATGGCCAGATGGTGGATCTTCTTCTGGCGGATTATCGCCAGCGCCATGATCTTGCATAA
- a CDS encoding M15 family metallopeptidase: MARRQVPKRIEPKFAARRLMLIVLLIALLGLGAWGILRLTGLFQSEKPPEEVSSSLPEEPSSSIPEPEPEPEPEPVQAVSTDDWRLLLVNSENPLPEGFEPPELDLVDGTYQVDSRISDSIKRMFAEAKRDGIALMICSGYRPVDYQQKLFDKQVAQHISDGKSEEEAQVLAATAVARPGTSEHHTGLAVDIVEPEYQMLNDGFADTPAAKWLLENAYKYGFILRYPKDKSTITGVMFEPWHYRYVGEETALLLRERGLTLEEYWAMLEAGSSFEAGGEESSGEDAASHTGETAPTSQN, from the coding sequence ATGGCAAGAAGACAGGTACCAAAGCGTATTGAGCCAAAATTTGCAGCTCGCAGGCTGATGTTGATTGTTTTGCTGATCGCCCTTTTGGGCCTTGGAGCGTGGGGAATACTCCGCTTGACCGGGCTGTTCCAATCGGAAAAGCCACCGGAGGAAGTATCTTCTTCTTTGCCGGAGGAGCCTTCCAGCTCAATTCCAGAACCGGAACCAGAACCCGAGCCTGAGCCGGTGCAAGCGGTAAGCACCGACGATTGGCGGTTGTTGCTGGTGAATTCTGAAAATCCACTGCCGGAAGGCTTTGAACCGCCTGAGCTGGATTTGGTGGATGGCACCTATCAGGTGGATTCCCGTATTTCGGACAGCATTAAGCGGATGTTTGCCGAAGCCAAAAGGGATGGTATTGCTCTGATGATCTGCTCCGGCTACCGGCCCGTTGATTATCAGCAAAAACTATTCGATAAGCAAGTTGCGCAACATATAAGTGATGGAAAAAGCGAGGAAGAGGCACAGGTACTGGCCGCCACCGCTGTGGCAAGGCCGGGAACCAGCGAACATCACACAGGCTTGGCTGTGGATATTGTGGAGCCGGAATACCAGATGCTCAACGATGGCTTTGCCGATACCCCAGCTGCAAAATGGCTGCTGGAAAACGCCTATAAGTATGGCTTTATTCTGCGGTATCCCAAGGATAAATCCACCATTACAGGGGTAATGTTCGAGCCGTGGCATTATCGCTATGTAGGGGAGGAAACCGCTCTGCTTCTGCGGGAGAGAGGCCTGACCCTTGAGGAATACTGGGCCATGCTGGAGGCTGGAAGCAGCTTTGAGGCAGGCGGGGAGGAAAGCTCCGGGGAGGATGCAGCCTCCCACACAGGTGAAACCGCTCCTACCAGCCAGAACTGA
- a CDS encoding Smr/MutS family protein, with amino-acid sequence MVVNLEAGMPTVAAARIKLDQALRTAKARRAPALKIIHGYGSTGKGGAIGRDVRQYLGTKVRSGQLQGFVGGEDFSPFDSTARKLVEACPTLTKDRDYTRGNHGITMVLL; translated from the coding sequence ATGGTCGTAAATCTGGAGGCAGGAATGCCCACAGTGGCAGCGGCCCGCATCAAGCTGGATCAGGCTCTGCGCACCGCCAAGGCCCGGCGGGCTCCCGCCCTAAAAATCATCCACGGTTACGGCTCCACCGGTAAGGGGGGCGCAATTGGCCGGGATGTACGCCAGTATCTGGGCACCAAGGTGCGCTCCGGTCAACTGCAGGGCTTTGTGGGGGGCGAGGATTTTTCCCCCTTTGACTCTACAGCCCGCAAGCTGGTGGAGGCCTGCCCGACACTGACCAAAGACCGGGACTACACCCGGGGCAATCACGGCATTACCATGGTTTTGCTGTAA